The following coding sequences lie in one Musa acuminata AAA Group cultivar baxijiao chromosome BXJ3-1, Cavendish_Baxijiao_AAA, whole genome shotgun sequence genomic window:
- the LOC135628541 gene encoding S-adenosylmethionine synthase 1: MASNDTFLFTSESVNEGHPDKLCDQISDAILDACLAQDADSKVACETCTKTNMVMVFGEITTKGNIDYEKIVRETCRSIGFVSDDVGLDADHCKVLVNIEQQSPDIAQGVHGHFTKRPEEIGAGDQGHMFGYATDETPEFMPLSHVLATKLGARLTEVRKNGTCPWLRPDGKTQVTVEYQNDHGAMVPIRVHTVLISTQHDETVTNDEIAADLKEHVIKPVIPEKYLDEKTIFHLNPSGRFVIGGPHGDAGLTGRKIIIDTYGGWGAHGGGAFSGKDPTKVDRSGAYIVRQAAKSIVASGLARRCIVQVSYAIGVPEPLSVFVDTYGTGNIPDKEILKIVKENFDFRPGMITINLDLKRGGNGRYLKTAAYGHFGRDDPDFTWEVVKPLKWEKPAA, translated from the coding sequence ATGGCCAGCAACGATACCTTCCTTTTCACCTCTGAATCCGTGAACGAGGGGCACCCTGATAAGCTCTGCGACCAGATCTCCGATGCTATTCTTGATGCCTGCCTCGCGCAAGACGCTGACAGCAAGGTTGCGTGTGAGACCTGCACCAAGACCAACATGGTCATGGTGTTTGGGGAGATCACGACCAAGGGCAACATCGACTATGAAAAGATCGTTCGCGAAACGTGCCGCTCGATCGGATTCGTGTCCGATGATGTTGGCCTGGACGCCGATCACTGCAAGGTGCTCGTCAACATCGAGCAGCAGTCTCCTGACATCGCGCAGGGCGTCCATGGGCATTTCACCAAACGCCCTGAGGAGATCGGTGCCGGTGACCAGGGCCACATGTTCGGGTACGCAACCGACGAGACCCCCGAGTTTATGCCCCTCAGCCACGTCCTTGCCACCAAGCTCGGTGCCCGCCTCACGGAGGTCCGCAAGAACGGCACCTGCCCTTGGCTGAGGCCCGACGGGAAGACCCAGGTCACGGTGGAGTACCAGAATGACCACGGCGCCATGGTGCCCATCCGCGTCCACACCGTGCTGATCTCCACCCAGCACGACGAGACCGTCACCAACGACGAGATTGCTGCCGACCTCAAGGAACATGTCATCAAGCCTGTCATCCCCGAAAAGTACCTGGACGAGAAGACCATCTTCCACCTTAACCCGTCCGGGCGCTTCGTCATCGGCGGTCCCCACGGAGATGCTGGGCTCACCGGCCGCAAGATCATCATCGACACGTACGGTGGCTGGGGAGCTCACGGTGGTGGCGCCTTCTCAGGCAAAGATCCCACCAAGGTCGACCGCAGCGGCGCCTATATAGTCCGACAGGCGGCGAAGAGCATTGTCGCCAGTGGCCTCGCTCGCCGCTGCATTGTGCAGGTGTCGTACGCAATCGGTGTGCCTGAGCCTCTGTCGGTGTTCGTGGACACCTACGGCACTGGCAATATCCCAGACAAGGAGATCCTGAAGATTGTGAAGGAGAACTTTGACTTCAGGCCGGGAATGATCACCATCAACCTCGACTTGAAGAGGGGAGGCAATGGCAGGTACCTCAAGACTGCAGCTTACGGACACTTTGGAAGGGACGACCCCGACTTCACCTGGGAGGTGGTCAAGCCTCTTAAATGGGAGAAGCCTGCTGCCTAA